In Uranotaenia lowii strain MFRU-FL unplaced genomic scaffold, ASM2978415v1 HiC_scaffold_297, whole genome shotgun sequence, a single genomic region encodes these proteins:
- the LOC129759868 gene encoding hypoxia up-regulated protein 1, whose amino-acid sequence MHPFAGRLAYLLGLVLLATLVRENSGAAVMSVDFGSEWMKVGVVSPGVPMEIALNKESKRKTPTNIAFRDGDRLFGEDAQSIGVRFPANNFAYLTDLLGKTVDNPMVELYKKRFPYYNIVEDPVRKTVVFKNGEDLYSIEELVAQLLQLAKEMAEDSTGQQMTEAVLVVPGFFGQAERSALVQAAKLANLKVLQLINDYTAVALNYGIFRRKEFNETAQYFMFYDMGAYKTTASVISYQLVKDKATREILPVVQVLGVAYDRTLGGLEMQVRLRDHLGKEFNKMGKTKTDVFTNPRAMAKLFKEAGRVKNVLSANTEHYAQIEGLLDEQDFRLLVTRDQFEEMCKDLFERVVAPVDRALAASGLSIELINQVVLFGGNTRVPKIQDVLKAHIKQDLGKNLNSDEAACMGAVYRGADLGTGFKVKKFVVKDAVLFPIQVVFAREGDSGATRLVRRTLFGAMNAYPQKKVITFNKHTDDFEFSVDYAELESVLSKDEISNLGSLNLTRVSLTEVAKKLNANKAENVESKGIKAHFSLDDSGLFSLANVELVLEKTVTEDDESTLQKLGNTISKLFSGDSDDEKVTASEEPTKEEKDGEQAEDKKQEQKPENTTANADTNSTASSDEDGTKNKTDKPKIVTIKETIPSKVEITYVVPLDGDEFKDSQKRIRALDEVDQAKKRRETALNALETYVIDAQVKLDEEEYSSCATQEEIEAIRKSCSEISEWLYEDGSDADAETYEKKLDELKAVANQVYARHWEHRERPEALSALKQMISGAEGFLDKARNFTKEGNPEKDVFTQVEIDTLERVIKETIEWRNTEVAEQKKIAKNQPVRLAVKDLTDKMALLDREVKYLVNKLKLWRPKVKPTPAPKVEKDNAKNSDSKSGEAPESEQVVEEPPKEEQNENNSSEENLDFDEEKPEINPSKTEDGSEEQHTEL is encoded by the exons ATGCATCCGTTTGCCGGTAGGCTTGCCTACCTTCTGGGGTTGGTCCTTTTGGCCACGTTGGTCCGCGAGAATTCCGGAGCAGCCGTCATGTCCGTGGATTTCGGCAGCGAGTGGATGAAGGTGGGTGTCGTTTCACCGGGCGTTCCGATGGAGATTGCCCTGAACAAGGAATCCAAACGGAAGACCCCGACGAACATTGCCTTCCGGGACGGGGATCGGCTGTTCGGCGAAGATGCGCAAAGTATAGGGGTGCGCTTTCCGGCCAACAACTTTGCCTACCTGACAGATTTGCTCGGGAAAACAGTTGACAATCCGATGGTTGAGTTGTACAA GAAACGATTCCCGTACTATAACATTGTCGAGGATCCGGTTCGCAAAACGGTTGTGTTCAAGAACGGCGAAGATCTGTACTCGATCGAAGAGTTAGTCGCCCAATTGCTGCAGTTGGCCAAGGAGATGGCCGAAGATTCGACCGGGCAGCAGATGACCGAAGCCGTGCTGGTTGTGCCCGGATTCTTCGGCCAGGCCGAGCGCAGTGCTCTGGTGCAGGCAGCCAAGTTGGCAAATCTGAAGGTTCTGCAGCTGATTAACGACTACACAGCCGTGGCCCTGAACTATGGCATTTTCCGCAGAAAGGAATTCAATGAAACCGCACAGTATTTTATGTTCTACGATATGGGAGCCTACAAAACGACGGCTTCGGTCATCAGTTATCAGCTGGTTAAGGATAAGGCAACGCGGGAGATTCTGCCGGTAGTTCAGGTTCTAGGAGTTGCTTATGATCGTACCCTCGGAGGGTTGGAGATGCAGGTGCGATTGAGAGATCATCTTGGAAAGGAGTTTAATAAAATGGGTAAAACCAAAACAGATGTTTTTACAAATCCAAGAGCGATGGCCAAACTTTTCAAGGAGGCTGGAAGGGTTAAAAATGTGCTGAGTGCCAATACCGAACACTACGCTCAGATCGAAGGTCTGCTTGATGAACAGGATTTCCGACTGTTGGTGACTCGTGATCAATTCGAAGAAATGTGCAAGGATCTTTTTGAGCGAGTCGTAGCACCAGTAGACCGTGCTCTGGCCGCTTCAGGGCTATCAATTGAGCTCATAAACCAAGTCGTACTCTTCGGTGGCAACACTCGTGTTCCTAAAATTCAGGATGTACTGAAGGCGCACATTAAGCAAGATTTGGGTAAAAATTTGAACTCTGATGAAGCTGCCTGTATGGGTGCAGTTTACCGGGGTGCTGATTTGGGTACCGGATTCAAAGTCAAGAAGTTTGTCGTTAAGGACGCTGTTTTGTTCCCGATACAGGTAGTTTTCGCGCGTGAAGGAGACAGTGGTGCTACCAGACTTGTCCGGAGAACTCTTTTCGGAGCAATGAATGCTTATCCTCAGAAAAAGGTTATCACTTTCAACAAGCACACTGATGATTTTGAATTCTCTGTTGATTACGCGGAGCTTGAATCTGTACTCAGCAAAGACGAAATCTCCAATCTAGGCTCTCTAAATCTCACTAGAGTTAGTCTCACAGAAGTTGCCAAAAAACTGAATGCAAATAAAGCCGAAAATGTTGAATCAAAAGGCATTAAGGCACACTTCTCGCTCGATGATTCGGGATTATTCTCTCTGGCCAATGTTGAGCTGGTTCTCGAAAAAACTGTTACGGAAGATGACGAGAGCACCCTGCAGAAGCTGGGCAATACAATAAGTAAGCTGTTTTCTGGTGATTCGGATGATGAAAAGGTCACCGCTTCCGAAGAACCGACCAAAGAAGAAAAGGACGGGGAACAGGCCGAGGACAAAAAACAAGAACAGAAGCCCGAAAATACTACCGCAAATGCAGATACCAACTCGACAGCTTCGAGCGACGAAGATGGAACCAAAAATAAGACAGATAAACCAAAGATCGTAACCATCAAGGAGACAATTCCATCTAag GTTGAAATTACTTACGTCGTTCCGCTTGATGGAGACGAGTTCAAGGATTCCCAAAAACGAATTCGTGCTTTAGACGAGGTAGACCAAGCTAAAAAGCGTCGCGAAACGGCTCTCAATGCTCTGGAAACCTACGTTATTGATGCCCAGGTAAAACTCGATGAAGAAGAGTACTCTTCCTGTGCCACCCAGGAGGAGATCGAAGCTATTCGTAAGTCTTGTTCAGAAATTTCGGAATGGCTTTATGAGGACGGCTCCGATGCCGATGCTGAAACTTATGAAAAGAAGCTAGATGAGCTGAAAGCCGTTGCAAATCAGGTCTACGCTAGACACTGGGAACATCGTGAGCGTCCGGAAGCACTGAGTGCCCTGAAGCAGATGATCAGTGGTGCCGAAGGATTTTTGGATAAGGCTAGGAACTTTACAAAAGAGGGCAATCCTGAGAAGGATGTTTTCACACAGGTAGAAATTGATACCTTAGAGCGAGTCATTAAAGAAACCATCGAATGGCGCAATACGGAAGTAGCCGAACAGAAAAAGATTGCCAAAAATCAACCCGTTCGCCTGGCTGTGAAAGATCTTACTGACAAAATGGCTCTTCTTGATCGTGAGGTGAAATATTTGGTAAACAAACTGAAATTGTGGCGACCGAAAGTGAAACCAACCCCGGCACCCAAAGTGGAAAAGGACAATGCCAAAAACAGCGACTCCAAATCCGGAgaggctccagagagtgaacaGGTTGTGGAAGAACCACCGAAAGAAGAACAAAACGAAAACAATTCCAGTGAAGAGAATTTAGATTTCGACGAAGAAAAGCCTGAAATTAATCCAAGCAAAACGGAAGACGGTAGTGAAGAGCAACATACCGAACTGTAG